A portion of the Rhodopseudomonas sp. BAL398 genome contains these proteins:
- a CDS encoding alpha-1,4-glucan--maltose-1-phosphate maltosyltransferase, translated as MTVLTPSITLGSTVNKTTQAADTVISGGSFHIEAIYPIIDGGRFPVKRIVGEPIEIWADVFRDGHDVVAAALIWRKEQDRDWQRAPMTHQVNDRWSGSFVPDAVGRYVYAIEAWTDEFASWRHGVELKRNAGQDVSLDALEGAAMLTKPQSGAPDAVQVILRQCEAYLETGEVEPLLAPELADAMATSQQRPDLTRSDVLPLTIDRPLARNGAWYEMVPRSQSKVPGQHGTFRDCIGRLPDVAAMGFDVVYFTPIHPIGRVNRKGRNNALTAAPDDPGSPYAIGAAEGGHDAIHPELGTLEDFHAFVEACKQVDIEVALDIAVQCAPDHPWIKQHPDWFRKRPDGSMKYAENPPKKYEDIVNPDFTAEDAGSLWNALRDVILFWIDQGVTIFRIDNPHTKPFRFWEWLIHDVQLRHPGIIFLAEAFTRPKLMKGLAKLGFTQSYTYFTWRTEKWEIEQYLRELTDYPERDFYRPNFFVNTPDILPFHLQGGEPWMFKSRLALAATLSSTYGIYNGFELLEHEAIPGKEEYLNSEKYEIKVRDWDQPGNIKPYIREINRLRRANPALQQTSNLRFLPIDDVNVIGFVKTSVDGGNTVAVAISLSRDVHEVWFPLGDVQIEVGGERRNVAALENLSTGERVALEWGGIHLRIDPQRDPALLFRCLA; from the coding sequence ATGACAGTCCTAACCCCTAGCATCACCCTAGGCAGCACAGTGAACAAAACAACTCAAGCGGCCGATACCGTCATATCCGGCGGCTCCTTTCATATCGAGGCGATTTACCCGATCATTGACGGCGGTCGCTTTCCGGTGAAGCGGATTGTCGGCGAGCCCATCGAGATCTGGGCCGACGTCTTTCGCGACGGTCATGACGTGGTCGCCGCCGCGCTGATTTGGCGCAAAGAGCAGGACCGCGACTGGCAGCGCGCGCCCATGACGCATCAGGTCAATGACCGCTGGAGCGGCTCCTTCGTGCCGGATGCTGTCGGGCGTTACGTCTATGCGATCGAGGCCTGGACCGACGAATTTGCCTCCTGGCGACATGGCGTCGAATTGAAACGCAACGCCGGACAGGACGTCTCGCTTGACGCCCTGGAAGGCGCCGCGATGCTGACCAAGCCGCAATCCGGCGCGCCGGACGCCGTGCAGGTGATCCTGCGCCAATGCGAGGCCTATCTGGAGACCGGCGAGGTCGAACCGCTGCTCGCTCCCGAGCTTGCCGACGCGATGGCGACGAGCCAGCAACGCCCTGATCTGACGCGCTCCGACGTGCTGCCGCTGACGATCGACCGGCCGCTGGCGCGCAACGGTGCCTGGTACGAGATGGTGCCGCGCAGCCAAAGCAAGGTCCCCGGCCAGCATGGCACGTTCCGCGACTGCATCGGGCGGCTGCCCGACGTCGCCGCGATGGGCTTCGACGTCGTCTACTTCACCCCGATTCATCCGATCGGCCGCGTCAACCGCAAGGGCCGCAACAACGCCTTGACGGCGGCCCCCGACGATCCCGGCAGCCCCTACGCCATCGGTGCGGCGGAAGGCGGCCACGACGCCATTCATCCCGAGCTCGGCACGCTGGAGGATTTCCACGCCTTTGTGGAGGCCTGCAAGCAGGTCGATATCGAGGTCGCGCTCGACATCGCCGTGCAATGCGCGCCCGATCATCCCTGGATCAAGCAGCATCCCGACTGGTTCAGGAAGCGGCCGGACGGCTCGATGAAATATGCCGAGAATCCGCCGAAGAAATACGAGGATATCGTCAATCCGGACTTCACCGCGGAGGACGCCGGATCGCTGTGGAATGCGCTGCGCGACGTCATCCTGTTCTGGATCGACCAGGGCGTGACGATCTTCCGCATCGACAATCCGCACACCAAGCCGTTCCGGTTCTGGGAATGGCTGATCCACGACGTCCAGCTGCGCCACCCCGGCATCATCTTCCTGGCGGAAGCCTTCACCCGCCCGAAGCTGATGAAGGGGCTGGCCAAGCTCGGCTTCACCCAGTCCTACACCTACTTCACCTGGCGCACCGAGAAGTGGGAGATCGAGCAATATCTGCGCGAGCTCACCGACTATCCGGAGCGCGATTTCTACCGGCCGAATTTCTTTGTCAATACGCCGGATATTCTGCCATTCCACCTGCAGGGCGGCGAGCCGTGGATGTTCAAGTCCCGGCTGGCGCTGGCCGCGACCTTGTCGTCCACCTATGGCATCTATAACGGCTTCGAACTGCTCGAGCACGAGGCCATTCCCGGCAAGGAGGAATATCTCAATTCCGAGAAATACGAGATCAAGGTGCGCGACTGGGATCAGCCGGGCAACATCAAGCCCTATATTCGCGAGATCAACCGTCTGCGCCGCGCCAATCCGGCGCTGCAGCAGACCAGCAATCTGCGCTTTCTGCCGATCGACGACGTCAACGTGATCGGCTTCGTCAAGACCTCGGTCGACGGCGGCAACACCGTCGCCGTTGCGATCTCGCTGTCGCGCGATGTGCACGAAGTCTGGTTTCCGCTTGGCGACGTGCAGATCGAGGTCGGCGGCGAACGCCGCAACGTCGCGGCTTTGGAAAATCTGTCGACCGGCGAGCGCGTCGCGCTCGAATGGGGCGGCATTCATCTGCGGATCGATCCGCAACGCGATCCCGCATTGCTATTTCGATGCTTGGCTTGA
- the malQ gene encoding 4-alpha-glucanotransferase, protein MNLYKKAAELGIQTEFFDGQGQRHVTAPAALKLILDAMPMLAPRRFLDHVVVARIGDQCQYKLSDAVAFPLHWQIMSDAEIVAEGTTEQRDVSLPTTLPAGLFQLALTDADGVCEQAPLIIAPPRAFAGDFDRSWILAVQLYGVRSSHNWGIGDFTDLERLIDLAADLGADGVGLNPLHALFDDRPSDCSPYSPNSRLFLNPLYIDVEKLPEYSAAGQAEPHGLGFGDTIDYTAIADAKWPALRLAFDNFRTKSTTKRRAAFNEFRRQRAPLLSRFACFEALRHRLARPWWEWPEELRQPDDAQCARLREGPDAEDIAFIEYVQWCADDQLRLCHERAADRGLKVGLYLDVAVGVQSDGFDAWNEQVAISRHLSVGAPPDQLNSAGQNWGLAGFNAAGLEVTSFEPFRQMLRAAMRYAGAIRLDHVLGLNRLYLVPSGFAADQGVYVQMPFEALLAITAQESVANRCVVIGEDLGTVPDGFREQLGAWGIWSYRVMMFERHYHEGWFFGIDHYPPEALVTFNTHDLATYAGWRGFADLHFKRSIGMDPGESDEARAQALTMLGHALRHHGIAREDFYGVVTFLARTRSRLLAIALEDLLKVLDQPNIPGTVNEHPNWRRRLPLPVDEIAAAIDGEALRTAIAGRAKPAT, encoded by the coding sequence ATGAACCTGTACAAAAAAGCTGCCGAACTGGGAATCCAGACCGAATTTTTTGATGGCCAAGGTCAACGCCATGTCACCGCCCCCGCCGCACTGAAATTGATTCTCGACGCGATGCCGATGCTGGCGCCGCGGCGGTTTCTGGATCACGTCGTCGTCGCGCGTATTGGCGATCAATGCCAGTATAAACTATCCGACGCCGTCGCATTTCCGTTACATTGGCAGATCATGTCGGATGCCGAGATCGTCGCGGAAGGCACCACCGAGCAGCGCGATGTGTCACTGCCCACGACGCTGCCGGCGGGGCTGTTTCAGCTCGCGCTCACGGATGCCGACGGAGTGTGCGAACAAGCGCCGCTGATCATTGCGCCGCCCCGGGCCTTTGCGGGCGATTTCGATCGGTCCTGGATTCTGGCGGTGCAGCTTTATGGCGTGCGCTCGTCACACAATTGGGGGATCGGCGATTTTACCGATCTGGAGCGGCTGATCGACCTGGCGGCGGATCTCGGCGCAGACGGCGTCGGGCTCAATCCGTTGCATGCGCTGTTCGACGACCGGCCGTCTGATTGCAGCCCCTATTCGCCGAACAGTCGACTGTTTCTCAATCCGCTCTATATCGACGTCGAGAAACTGCCGGAATATTCCGCAGCGGGGCAGGCCGAACCGCACGGCCTCGGTTTCGGCGACACTATCGATTACACCGCAATCGCCGATGCCAAATGGCCGGCGCTGCGGTTGGCGTTCGACAATTTTCGTACCAAATCGACCACCAAGCGGCGCGCGGCGTTCAACGAATTTCGCCGGCAACGCGCGCCTTTGCTGTCCCGCTTTGCCTGTTTCGAAGCGTTGCGGCACCGATTGGCGCGGCCCTGGTGGGAATGGCCGGAGGAGTTGCGCCAACCCGACGACGCGCAATGCGCCCGATTGCGCGAAGGGCCGGACGCCGAAGACATCGCATTCATCGAATATGTGCAGTGGTGCGCTGACGATCAATTGCGCCTCTGTCATGAACGCGCGGCCGATCGCGGCCTCAAGGTCGGACTCTATCTCGACGTCGCGGTCGGCGTGCAGAGCGACGGCTTCGACGCCTGGAACGAGCAGGTGGCGATTTCCCGGCATTTGTCGGTGGGCGCGCCGCCGGACCAGCTCAATTCCGCTGGCCAGAACTGGGGGCTCGCCGGGTTCAATGCCGCCGGGCTGGAGGTCACCTCGTTCGAGCCGTTTCGCCAGATGCTGCGCGCGGCGATGCGTTACGCCGGCGCGATCCGGCTCGATCACGTGCTTGGCCTGAACCGGCTCTATCTGGTGCCGTCCGGCTTCGCCGCCGACCAGGGCGTCTATGTGCAGATGCCGTTCGAGGCGCTGCTGGCGATCACCGCGCAGGAAAGCGTGGCCAATCGCTGCGTGGTGATCGGCGAAGACCTCGGTACCGTACCGGACGGATTCCGCGAGCAGCTCGGAGCGTGGGGGATCTGGTCGTACCGGGTGATGATGTTCGAACGGCATTATCACGAAGGCTGGTTCTTCGGCATCGATCACTATCCGCCCGAGGCGCTGGTGACCTTCAACACCCACGATCTGGCGACCTATGCGGGCTGGCGCGGCTTTGCCGATCTGCATTTCAAGCGCTCGATCGGGATGGACCCCGGCGAAAGCGACGAGGCGCGGGCGCAGGCGCTGACCATGCTCGGCCACGCGCTGCGCCATCACGGCATCGCGCGTGAGGATTTCTACGGTGTGGTGACGTTCCTGGCGCGGACCCGGTCGCGGCTGCTGGCGATCGCGCTGGAAGATCTCTTGAAAGTGCTCGATCAACCCAATATTCCCGGCACCGTCAACGAGCATCCGAATTGGCGCCGCCGGCTGCCGCTGCCTGTCGACGAGATTGCGGCGGCGATCGACGGCGAGGCCTTGCGCACGGCGATCGCGGGCCGTGCCAAGCCGGCCACCTAA
- a CDS encoding glycoside hydrolase family 15 protein: protein MSSKIEDYGLIGDCETAALVGRDGSIDWLCWPSFDSEACFAALLGTPENGRWKIAPEGEITSCSRSYRGASLILETCFETADGAVTVIDFMPPRGSVSDVVRLVRGERGRVKMRMELIIRFGFGADIPWVKRTEDGALLAVCGPDMIVLHTPIETTGKDLTTIAEFDVGEGETVPFVISYSASHLAVPTAIDPQQALRDTVEFWADWSGRCTYQGEYGDVVTRSLITLKALTFAPSGGIVAAPTTSLPEKLGGARNWDYRFCWLRDATFTLLALMNSGYTEEATAWHDWLLRAVAGAPANMQIMYGILGQRRLMEWEADWLPGYEGAKPVRIGNAAHAQMQLDVYGELIDAFHQWRVSDLKLDGESWAMECAVMDHLAKIWHEPDSGIWELRGPGRHYVSSKVMCWVAFDRGIKSAERFGLEAPLERWRALRDQIHHDVCDNGFDAEQNCFVESYGSTVLDASVLLMPSVGFLPASDPRVQGTLAATERHLMRDGFVLRHDPRKHWDETQPIEGAFLACSLWLADAYVLAGEIDKAKELFYRVAGVANDIGLLSEEYDTDAKRQTGNFPQALTHIAMINTAHNLTAARKSADKPATQRSK, encoded by the coding sequence TTGAGCAGCAAGATTGAAGATTACGGCCTGATCGGCGATTGCGAAACCGCGGCCCTGGTGGGGCGCGACGGCTCGATCGACTGGCTGTGCTGGCCGTCATTCGATTCCGAAGCCTGCTTCGCCGCGCTGCTCGGCACGCCGGAGAACGGCCGCTGGAAGATCGCGCCCGAGGGTGAGATCACCTCATGCTCGCGCAGCTACCGCGGCGCCTCGCTGATTCTGGAAACCTGCTTCGAGACCGCCGACGGCGCCGTCACGGTGATCGATTTCATGCCGCCGCGCGGCAGCGTGTCCGACGTGGTCAGACTGGTCCGCGGCGAGCGGGGCCGCGTCAAGATGCGGATGGAGCTGATCATTCGCTTCGGCTTCGGCGCCGACATCCCCTGGGTGAAGCGGACCGAGGACGGCGCGCTGCTGGCGGTTTGCGGTCCCGATATGATCGTGCTGCACACGCCGATCGAGACCACCGGCAAGGACCTGACCACGATCGCCGAGTTCGACGTCGGCGAGGGTGAGACCGTGCCGTTTGTGATCAGCTACTCGGCGTCGCATCTGGCGGTGCCGACGGCGATCGACCCGCAGCAGGCGCTGCGCGACACCGTCGAATTCTGGGCTGACTGGTCCGGGCGCTGCACTTATCAAGGCGAGTACGGCGACGTGGTGACGCGCTCGCTGATCACCCTGAAGGCGCTGACCTTCGCGCCCTCCGGCGGCATCGTCGCGGCGCCGACCACGTCGTTGCCGGAGAAACTCGGCGGCGCGCGCAATTGGGATTACCGCTTCTGCTGGCTGCGCGACGCCACCTTCACGCTGCTGGCGCTGATGAATTCCGGTTATACGGAAGAAGCCACCGCCTGGCATGACTGGCTGCTGCGCGCAGTCGCGGGCGCTCCCGCCAACATGCAGATCATGTACGGCATTCTCGGCCAGCGCCGGCTGATGGAATGGGAAGCGGACTGGCTGCCGGGTTACGAGGGCGCCAAGCCGGTGCGGATCGGCAACGCCGCCCACGCGCAGATGCAGCTTGATGTCTACGGCGAATTGATCGACGCGTTCCACCAGTGGCGCGTGTCCGATCTCAAACTCGACGGCGAGTCGTGGGCGATGGAATGCGCCGTCATGGACCATCTCGCCAAGATCTGGCACGAGCCCGATAGCGGCATCTGGGAGCTGCGCGGCCCCGGCCGGCACTACGTCTCGTCCAAGGTGATGTGCTGGGTGGCGTTCGATCGCGGCATCAAGAGCGCGGAGCGCTTCGGTCTCGAGGCCCCGCTGGAGCGCTGGCGGGCGTTGCGCGATCAGATCCACCACGACGTCTGCGACAACGGCTTCGACGCCGAGCAGAACTGCTTTGTCGAATCCTATGGCAGCACGGTGCTGGATGCGAGCGTCCTGCTGATGCCGTCGGTGGGTTTCCTGCCGGCGTCCGATCCCCGCGTGCAGGGCACGCTGGCGGCGACCGAACGTCATCTGATGCGGGACGGTTTCGTGCTGCGGCACGACCCGCGCAAGCATTGGGACGAGACCCAGCCGATCGAAGGCGCGTTCCTGGCCTGCAGCCTATGGCTCGCTGACGCCTATGTGTTGGCGGGCGAGATCGACAAGGCCAAGGAGTTGTTCTATCGGGTCGCGGGGGTGGCCAATGATATCGGATTGTTGTCGGAAGAATACGACACCGACGCCAAGCGCCAGACCGGCAATTTTCCGCAGGCGTTGACCCATATCGCGATGATCAACACCGCGCACAACCTCACCGCGGCGCGCAAATCCGCCGATAAGCCGGCCACCCAGCGCTCAAAATAG
- a CDS encoding Cof-type HAD-IIB family hydrolase, producing MSQIALVISDVDGTLVTPDKQLTDAALAAVARLRAAGIGFTITSSRPAIGMQWLIEPLGITLPVGPFNGSSILDPSLEVLDQSLIPAPAVQITLTLLEQFGVDIWLFTNDNWFIRRDDGKYVPHERDTIHFDPTQVEDFAPLADSACKIVGASADAALLERCEQALQAELGDQAFAIRSQSYYLDVTPPGRNKGTFVQAMAKRLDISTDAIATIGDMQNDLAMFRVSGLSVAMGNATDDVKRCASHVTGSNEDDGFAGAVDYILARNGEG from the coding sequence ATGAGCCAAATCGCTCTCGTGATTTCCGATGTCGACGGCACGTTGGTGACGCCGGACAAGCAATTGACCGATGCCGCGCTGGCCGCGGTGGCGCGGCTGCGCGCCGCCGGCATTGGCTTCACCATCACCAGCAGCAGGCCGGCGATCGGCATGCAATGGCTGATCGAACCGCTCGGCATCACGCTGCCGGTCGGGCCGTTCAACGGCAGTTCGATTCTCGATCCCTCGCTCGAAGTGCTGGACCAGTCGTTGATCCCCGCCCCGGCGGTGCAGATCACCCTGACGCTGCTCGAGCAATTCGGCGTCGACATCTGGCTGTTCACCAATGACAATTGGTTCATCCGCCGCGACGACGGCAAATATGTGCCGCATGAGCGCGACACCATCCACTTCGATCCGACGCAGGTTGAGGATTTCGCCCCGCTGGCGGACAGCGCCTGCAAGATCGTCGGCGCCAGCGCCGACGCCGCCTTGCTGGAGCGCTGCGAACAGGCCCTGCAGGCCGAGCTCGGCGATCAGGCCTTCGCGATCCGGTCGCAGAGCTATTATCTCGACGTTACCCCGCCAGGCCGTAACAAGGGCACCTTCGTCCAGGCGATGGCCAAGCGTCTCGATATCTCCACCGACGCCATCGCCACCATCGGCGACATGCAGAATGATCTCGCGATGTTTCGGGTCAGCGGCCTGTCGGTCGCGATGGGCAACGCCACCGACGACGTCAAGCGCTGCGCCAGCCACGTCACCGGCAGCAACGAAGACGACGGCTTCGCCGGCGCGGTCGACTACATCCTGGCGCGCAACGGCGAGGGCTGA
- a CDS encoding gluconokinase, producing MADETKPRALIVMGVSGSGKSTIAAALADRLGWTYEDGDRFHPASNVAKMSAGHPLTDDDRWPWLHAIADEIDRVAAAGGHLVIACSALKRAYRDILVHGRADVRIVYLDGSRDLIAKRMAARKNHFMPPGLLDSQFATLEAPGADEKPVTVAIDDSVDAIVSAIVGRLAPLGVTQG from the coding sequence ATGGCGGATGAGACCAAGCCCCGCGCGTTGATCGTGATGGGCGTCTCTGGCTCCGGCAAGAGCACGATCGCCGCCGCGCTGGCCGACCGACTGGGCTGGACCTATGAGGACGGCGACCGCTTTCACCCTGCCAGCAATGTCGCCAAGATGAGCGCCGGCCATCCACTCACAGACGACGACCGCTGGCCGTGGCTGCACGCGATCGCCGACGAGATCGACCGCGTCGCCGCGGCGGGCGGCCATCTGGTGATCGCCTGTTCGGCGCTGAAGCGGGCCTATCGCGACATCCTGGTCCACGGCCGCGCCGACGTGCGGATCGTCTATCTCGACGGCAGCCGCGACTTGATCGCGAAGCGGATGGCGGCGCGCAAGAATCATTTCATGCCGCCGGGGCTGCTCGACAGCCAGTTCGCCACGCTCGAGGCGCCCGGCGCCGACGAGAAACCTGTTACGGTGGCGATCGACGATTCCGTCGACGCGATCGTCAGCGCCATTGTCGGCCGACTCGCGCCGCTCGGCGTAACCCAAGGATAA
- the pgl gene encoding 6-phosphogluconolactonase, producing the protein MLTNDQRSIVVAADSEALARLAAQRLIARIELRHDHPAICLTGGSGPKRLYELLAGEFEHRIPWARVHWFIGDERFVPSDDPRNNMTIAQKTFLDGRAPAANIHPIPTDLASPDEAARSYQATLQAYYGAGQFDPQRPLFDLVLMGVGPDGHTASLFPGAPALDERARWVVGVPRANVEPFVPRVTLTLPALASCEEMLFLVSGDSKREIASRVLSGEDLPAGRARSNGKTVWLLDQAALPESFHGG; encoded by the coding sequence ATGCTGACGAATGACCAGCGCAGCATCGTTGTGGCCGCCGATTCCGAGGCCTTGGCGCGGCTTGCCGCGCAGCGGCTGATCGCGCGGATCGAGCTGCGTCACGATCATCCGGCGATCTGTCTCACCGGCGGCTCCGGCCCGAAACGGCTCTACGAATTGCTGGCCGGCGAATTCGAGCACCGGATTCCGTGGGCGCGGGTGCACTGGTTCATCGGCGACGAGCGCTTCGTTCCGAGCGACGATCCGCGCAACAACATGACCATCGCGCAGAAGACGTTTCTCGATGGCCGGGCGCCCGCGGCCAATATCCATCCGATCCCGACCGACCTCGCCTCGCCGGACGAAGCCGCTCGCAGCTATCAAGCGACGTTGCAGGCCTATTATGGCGCCGGGCAATTCGACCCGCAGCGGCCACTGTTCGATCTGGTGCTGATGGGCGTCGGCCCCGACGGCCACACCGCCTCGTTGTTTCCCGGCGCGCCCGCACTCGACGAGCGTGCGCGCTGGGTGGTCGGCGTGCCGCGCGCCAATGTCGAACCGTTCGTGCCGCGCGTCACCCTGACGCTCCCTGCCCTCGCCTCCTGCGAGGAGATGCTGTTTCTGGTCAGCGGCGACAGCAAGCGCGAGATCGCCAGCCGGGTCCTGAGCGGCGAAGACCTTCCAGCCGGCCGCGCACGATCCAATGGCAAGACGGTCTGGCTGCTCGATCAGGCGGCCTTGCCCGAGAGTTTTCATGGCGGATGA
- the zwf gene encoding glucose-6-phosphate dehydrogenase: protein MTSQDTDPTLAEGCAFVIFGVTGDLAHRLVIPALYNLAEANLLPEKFCVVGITRQDMASDDLRASLMQGLRKFATRPVDDEVANRLLYCVTAVSADPKEPDSFDRLRERLEKLEADRNTGGNRLFYLATPPDAFAPISTQLGRAGLLREDGEAWRRLVVEKPFGTDLASAKALNDHLLQIVGEHELYRIDHYLGKETVQNILVLRFANGMFEPIWNRDHIDHVQITVDERLGVGHRGSFYDKTGALRDMVPNHLFQLLSLVAMEPPAHFNAHAVRSAKAEVLAAIQVQSEAEALENSVRAQYTAGRVNETDIDDYRDTEDVDPDSTTETYAALKLTIDNWRWAGVPFYLRTGKALGNKRTEVAIKFKQAPFAMFRCTPIQQLSQNYLVIGIEPVEGISLQFNSKVPGPTIAIDGVEMTFKYKDYFHVAPSNGYETLLHDCMIGDNILFQRADGVEAGWRAVQPFLDAWKNAGAKGLQTYRAGSEGPEDADKLLSRDGRNWREPG, encoded by the coding sequence GTGACAAGTCAGGATACCGACCCCACCCTCGCCGAGGGCTGCGCCTTCGTGATCTTCGGCGTCACTGGCGATCTCGCCCATCGCCTGGTGATCCCTGCTTTGTACAATCTGGCCGAGGCCAATCTGCTGCCGGAGAAATTCTGCGTCGTCGGCATCACCCGCCAGGACATGGCGAGCGATGATCTGCGCGCCAGCCTGATGCAGGGGCTGCGGAAATTTGCCACAAGGCCGGTCGACGACGAGGTCGCCAACCGATTGCTGTATTGCGTCACCGCGGTCTCCGCCGACCCCAAAGAGCCGGACTCGTTCGACCGGCTGCGCGAGCGGCTGGAAAAGCTCGAGGCCGATCGCAACACCGGCGGAAACCGGCTGTTCTATCTGGCGACGCCGCCCGATGCCTTCGCGCCGATCAGCACCCAGCTCGGCCGCGCCGGGCTGTTGCGCGAAGACGGCGAGGCATGGCGGCGGCTGGTGGTCGAAAAGCCCTTCGGCACCGACCTGGCCTCCGCCAAGGCCCTGAACGATCATTTGCTGCAGATCGTCGGCGAGCACGAGCTGTACCGGATCGATCATTATCTCGGCAAGGAGACGGTGCAGAACATCCTGGTGCTGCGCTTCGCCAACGGCATGTTCGAGCCGATCTGGAATCGCGACCACATCGATCACGTGCAGATCACCGTGGACGAGCGCCTCGGCGTCGGCCATCGCGGCAGCTTCTACGACAAGACCGGCGCGCTGCGCGACATGGTGCCGAACCATCTGTTTCAGTTGCTCTCGCTGGTGGCGATGGAGCCGCCGGCGCATTTCAATGCCCATGCGGTGCGCTCGGCCAAGGCCGAAGTGCTGGCTGCGATCCAGGTGCAGAGCGAGGCTGAGGCGCTGGAAAATTCGGTACGGGCGCAATACACCGCCGGTCGCGTCAACGAGACCGACATTGACGATTATCGCGACACCGAGGACGTCGATCCCGACAGCACCACCGAGACCTATGCGGCGCTGAAACTGACCATCGACAATTGGCGCTGGGCCGGCGTGCCGTTTTATCTGCGCACCGGCAAGGCGCTCGGCAACAAGCGCACCGAGGTCGCGATCAAGTTCAAGCAGGCGCCGTTCGCGATGTTCCGCTGCACCCCGATCCAGCAATTGTCGCAGAACTATCTGGTGATCGGCATCGAACCGGTCGAAGGCATTTCGCTGCAATTCAACTCCAAGGTGCCGGGCCCCACCATCGCCATCGACGGCGTCGAGATGACCTTCAAATACAAGGATTACTTTCACGTCGCACCGAGCAACGGCTATGAGACGCTGCTGCACGACTGCATGATCGGCGACAACATCCTGTTCCAGCGCGCCGACGGCGTCGAGGCCGGCTGGCGCGCGGTGCAGCCGTTTCTCGATGCCTGGAAGAACGCCGGCGCCAAGGGGTTGCAGACCTATCGGGCCGGCAGCGAAGGCCCCGAGGATGCGGACAAATTGTTGAGCCGCGACGGGCGCAATTGGCGCGAGCCGGGATAG
- the gnd gene encoding phosphogluconate dehydrogenase (NAD(+)-dependent, decarboxylating), which produces MQLGMIGLGRMGGNIVRRLMKDGHSAVVYDRDQKAVDALTAEGATGASGLEDLVAKLTAPRAIWVMLPAGAITETTIAALGKLLAPDDVIIDGGNSFWQDDIRRGKALKENGIHYVDVGTSGGVWGIDRGYCMMIGGDKKVVDRLDPIFATMAPGAGEIDRTPGRDGRDPRVEQGYIHSGPVGAGHFVKMVHNGIEYGLMQAYAEGFDILKNANVEALPAEHRFDLDIADIAEVWRRGSVIPSWLLDLTASALADNHTLDEYSGFVEDSGEGRWTVNAAIDEAVPAEVLTAALYARFRSRRDHTFAEKILSAMRAGFGGHKEPQQHPDAARQAAPKVIKSKADRS; this is translated from the coding sequence ATGCAGCTTGGTATGATCGGCTTGGGGCGGATGGGCGGCAATATCGTCCGCCGTCTCATGAAGGACGGACATTCCGCCGTGGTCTATGACAGGGACCAGAAGGCCGTCGACGCCCTCACCGCCGAGGGCGCCACCGGCGCTTCCGGGCTGGAGGATCTGGTCGCCAAGCTGACCGCGCCGCGCGCGATCTGGGTGATGCTGCCGGCCGGCGCCATCACCGAGACCACGATCGCGGCGCTCGGCAAGCTGCTTGCCCCCGACGACGTCATCATCGATGGCGGCAACTCCTTCTGGCAGGACGATATCCGCCGCGGCAAGGCGCTGAAGGAAAACGGCATCCATTACGTCGACGTCGGCACCAGCGGCGGCGTCTGGGGCATCGATCGCGGCTATTGCATGATGATCGGCGGCGACAAGAAAGTGGTCGACCGGCTCGACCCGATCTTCGCCACCATGGCACCGGGCGCGGGCGAGATCGATCGCACCCCGGGCCGCGACGGCCGCGACCCAAGAGTCGAACAGGGCTACATCCATTCCGGACCGGTCGGCGCCGGGCATTTTGTCAAGATGGTGCATAACGGCATCGAGTACGGCTTGATGCAGGCCTATGCGGAAGGCTTCGACATCCTCAAGAACGCCAATGTCGAGGCGCTGCCCGCCGAACACCGCTTCGATCTCGATATCGCCGACATCGCCGAAGTGTGGCGGCGCGGCAGCGTGATCCCGTCCTGGCTGCTCGACCTCACCGCCTCGGCGCTCGCCGACAACCACACGCTGGATGAATATTCCGGCTTCGTCGAGGATTCCGGCGAGGGCCGCTGGACCGTCAACGCGGCGATCGACGAGGCGGTGCCCGCCGAGGTGCTGACCGCGGCGCTGTATGCGCGCTTCCGCTCGCGCCGCGACCACACCTTCGCCGAGAAGATTCTGTCGGCGATGCGCGCCGGCTTCGGTGGCCACAAGGAGCCGCAACAGCATCCCGACGCCGCCCGCCAAGCCGCACCGAAAGTCATCAAATCAAAGGCCGACCGATCGTGA